AAGTCATTAGGGTATGAGATTGTAAAAAGGGATGATGATGAGTAGTCGTCACATTATTAAAAATAGAATATTAACTGCATTATATAGTTCCTGAAATTTAAACAATACAAAAACTCATTACCGCTAATAGTAATGAGTTTTTTGTATAATGGCAATTTATTTTTTCTTAAATTAATGATTACTAATAATGCAAAAATAACTTTAATCCTCAATCACCCAATATCTAAGTTGTTCACGATGCGCCTCTAAATCCTCAGGGGTAATCTTACCCAAAATGAGAGCATTCGGTAGATAGGTTACATCGTCATCTTTTACAACGAGATAATAGTGACTATACTCATCATAAAAGTAATAAGATCCTGTTTCATCCTTGTAAAATAACTCTGCTTGTTCAAGGTCTATCTCTGACATATAAGGGATATTAGCATTTTTATCGATGTACAACAGATAATCGCCTACATCACCGATTAAATCATAATTTTCTATCTTGAAATGAACGGGTTGTTTTAAATTCTCATTTGTTAAATCGTATCTAGGTTGCTTCCTAATAGAAGTGATCACCTCTCTTAAATCATCGATTAACACATTCTGATCTTTCAATACTTCCTCTAAGGTGATTAAGTCACCATTAGTTTTAAATAGATAATTGCTGCTTAATGGACAACTGAAATAATAAATGAAGAATTCGTCCTCTTGGATAATGTCACGTTCATCATCAAGTGAACACAGTTCATTATGCTCATAAACTGTGTAACCATTTACCTTTCCAATCCTATGAAACGTCTTTCCGTCCTGTGTAAGTGTATCTGTAGACACAACGCCATGAATGAACAGTACTACTAATGTAATACTCACTAAACTTAAAAAAATAATTATTTTTTTCATACTCATAGCCTCCTTATCATTATTCTATATCTTTATTATATAAGATTTTGTGGAAATGTGTGTTAATCTCTTTGATTAATTTGAATGATTACAGTAGATGGTTAAACGACAGAGAATAGGTTGCGAATTTTAGATTACGAGTTAGCTACTATACAAGGACTTTACTCTTTAAAGAGTTCATAAACCTCCATGGTTCTATAGAGTTCACAAACTAAAAACACTTTAGTTCGACAAAGTTTTAAACCTCAAACTGGTATAATTTAATATTAAGAATCATAATTACCATTAGTATTGATTCTTAAAATTAAAATGTTATTAGGAAAGGGAGTATGTTATGGTAAAGAATCGAATCTTTAAAAGTATGATTCTTGCAATTGCATTCCTGTTCGGTGCCTTCTTATTAGCACCTAGCGCAAATGCAGAAGAAATGATCCTAGAACCAGGAACTGCGGTTCTTTATGGGGATTATGACCAAGAATCAACAGAGTTAACAACGGTTATTGTAGAATTAAATGAGCATTCAATCGTGGAGGCTAAGCATTTAGGTATAACTCAATCAGAGGAAAACCTAGAGGCTAAACGTCTTGAAGTCTATGAAGAAATTTCTAAATTTACAGATGAGGTGACTATTGGTCGTAAGTACAATTACGTATTCTCTGGGTTCTCACTAGAAGTACCGTCAAATAAATTGATGAGTTTACGTACAATCCCAGGAATAAAGTCTATTTTCCCAAATCGCGCATACACAACGTCAGATTTTGATGAAGCAAATATTGTTGATGATGTAAATGCTGAAATGATTTATAGTATGCCTTATGTAGGAGCGCCTGAGGCGTGGAGCATGGGGTATACGGGTGAAGGAATTACAGTGGCTGTACTTGATACAGGAATTGACTACTTACATCCTCGCTTACAGCATGCATTTGGTGACTATCTAGGGTATGACTTTATCGATAATGATCGTGACCCTATGGATGAACATTATCACGGAACTCACGTTGCAGGCACAATTGCTGCATTAGGGTTTGGAATTGCACCAGATGTAGAGTTAGTAGCATACCGTGTACTTAACGAGTATGGAAGTGGTTCAACCTCTGGAATTGTAGCTGCAATTGAGCAAGGGGTAATTGATGGTGTAGATGTGATGAACCTTTCATTAGGTTCAGCAGTTAACAATCCTGACTATGCGACGAGTATTGCGCTTGATAATGCAATGGCAGAAGGTGTTATTGCAGTTACATCGAACGGAAACAATGGACGTATGCATAACGGGAGTGGTACCGTCGGGTCTCCAGGTTCATCAAGAGAAGCAATTTCAGTTGGTGCGACAAAAGTACCAATGGGAGATGAATTAGAAATAATTGCTGATTTCTCCTCTCGTGGACCTGTCTATTCAACATGGATGATTAAACCAGATGTATCCGCTCCAGGTGTTGGTATTATCAGTACGTATCCAGGTGGATACTATTATATAGCAAGTGGAACAAGTATGGCAGCGCCGCACGTTGCTGCAGCTGCAGCGTTAGTTTTACAAGCACATCCTGAGTATTTAACAGAGGATGTAAAAGCAGCATTAATGAACACTGCTGATGAGTTAATCGATCCAAAAACTGGCGAGCCTTATCCACATAATGCACAAGGTGCAGGTAGCATTCGCATTGTAGATGCGATAAAAGCAGATACACTTGTGACTCCAGGAAGTCATTCATTTGGCAAGTTTGTAAAAGAAAGCGGTAAAGAAGTTCGTGGCGAGCATTTCCAAATAAAGAACCTATCTGATGAAGCTAAATCCTATACATTTGATGTAGAGTTTGAAGGGGATCTAGATGCAATCAAACTAATGACAAGTAATAACACAAAAGTTGAGGCAAACAGTACACAAGACGTTCACTTTAACGTACAAGTAGATACGTCTAAACTGGCGCCGGGTTACTATGAAGGTTTAATCACAGTATCAGATGGTCAAGAAGTTATTAATGTTCCAACTATCATCTTTATCCAAGAACCAGACTATGCTCGTATAAACCTTGCAGGCGTTGTACCGTATATAGACGGTCAATATTTAGTGTACGGTTATTTACCAGCTGGGGCAGAGCATACTCAAATTCAGATTTACAGCCTCAATGATGAAGGGACTGCTATAACTGGATATGTAGGAACGCCGATAAGAGCTACTGATGTTCCGCCAGGGTATTACATTGAAATTTGGGACGGAACAGTTAATGGTGAACCATTACCAGAAGGAAAGTATGCTGTTGTCATATGGGCAACCTACGAGGGTGTTACCTCATATGCATTAGACGTATTTTCTATTTATTAAAATAAACTGATTAATTTGAAAGACATGTTATCTACTAGGTAGCATGTCTTTTTTCTAATCTATTCATTTTTTAATCTAATTAGCCATTAGTCCTTGAACAAACATTTTCTATTTAGAGTTAAAATCTTCCAATAAATCATGTATAATATAAGGAGAAACTAATAACCTAGGCCGGGAGCTGTCATTTAGTAACAAAAACGTTAATAGGAGGGTAAAATGAAGTTCATATACGGAACAAGAAACTCAGCAAAAATTCATAGTATGCGTCACACCCTAAAAGGGATGGACATAGAAATTCAAGGACTTGGGAAACTCGATTTGCCGCCTATTATAGAATCGGGCAATACACCACTCGAAAACGCGCGTATAAAAGCGGTCGCGTACTATAATGCGTTAAAGAAACCCGTTTTTTCATGTGATTCGGGACTTTATCTAGAGGAAGTAGCTTTAGACAAGCAACCAGGCGTTCATGTTAGGCGAGTAAATGGTAAAACACTAACAGATGAAGAGATGATCACCTACTATAGTAATCTTGCTAAAACATATGGCGGCAAAATACGAGCACATTACCAAAATGCGATTTGTCTCGTTATAAATGAAGACTTGATATTTCAATATGATGGAAACAACCTTCAATCAGAACCATTTTATATAAGTTCAACTCCACATAAGAAAAGAGTGAATGGCTTTCCACTCAATTCACTTTCTATCGATCTTTCATCTGGCAACTATTATATGAATTTAGACTCATTACGAAAAGATGATCATCTAGAAAATGGATTTGTACAATTTTTTGAACAGGTAAAAGCTAATCTAAAAACAGAGCAACGCGAATTATAGCCTAATTATGAATGTGAAAAAACATGCTTAAGAGTAATTATATAAAAATAAGCCGAACAATAAAAAACAGAGCAACTACACATAACGTAGTGTTGCTCTGTTTTTTTAAAAGATAGCTCACTCTGAAGTGAATTATTACGATCCGATTACTTTGTTGAATTGGCTTTAATAGGGTGTTGAACCGGTTTAGAGCTCTTCCGTAATAGACATATAGTTTATGTTGAAGCCATGTATATTGCAAGCCTATGTACACTGAATTAGGTTTACCATGTGTAGAATTACGACAGTACTACCAATTATTCAGTTTAATTCACTTATACAGACTAACAAACTAAGTTAGTACGTGATTAATCATATCGGACATACTGATGCCACTCATAGATGACACGATTGCAATACCAAAAAGAAGTCCAATTACAAGTGCAAGAATGAACCATATTAAATAGGCTATAGCCCAGTTCTGAATATTTTTATTGATGTCTGAAGAAAAAGCTATAGCAAGCAAGATTACGATTACAGCAACTGCACCAATAATCGGAATCATTCCAATTAGAGCTAATAATAAAGTTATTGTAAACCAAGTACTAACCGCCACCACCTCAGCAGTGTCATCGTTTCTATACGAATGTTTATTCTTCTTTCTTTTATGTGCTTTTAAATTGTTGTTTTTATGATTGTTATTATAACCATGAAATATGTGATTGTTATAATCCATGATGATCCCCCCCATTTTTTATATAGTAATTATAGCATACATTGACATTATATGGTAGAACGAAAAGAAAAAGTCACCTGCTACTAATCAGGCAACTTCGTATAAGAGTCTATAGGATATTACTTACTACTTGAAAGACCATTTGAGTATTATAAACACGGTCTTCATTTGAAAATAAACCTAAGAGAGTAATAAATCTAAATATAATGAACCCTATTATATATAATAGCAATACTGCACGGGCCCAGTTTTTTAAGTTTTTATTAGTATCTATAATTGAATAAACAATTAATACAGGAAGCGCAGTAATCGGAAAAATTGCTAATAAAATAAAGCCAAACCATTTTCCAAAGCTGACTACTTCATCAGAATTAAATGGCTTATTAGGTTCGCCACTGTCACTCTCAGGTTTCAAACGTGTTAGAAAATCGTCCCCAGAACTATTAGTAAAATTATTATTAAAGTTCATCATAAAAACCGCTCTACAAAATCTACCTAAACCTATTCAAAGTCTACTCAATAGGTAGATTCTGCTGAGAAAGTATCACCTTTCTCATTT
This Haloplasma contractile SSD-17B DNA region includes the following protein-coding sequences:
- a CDS encoding S8 family serine peptidase; this translates as MVKNRIFKSMILAIAFLFGAFLLAPSANAEEMILEPGTAVLYGDYDQESTELTTVIVELNEHSIVEAKHLGITQSEENLEAKRLEVYEEISKFTDEVTIGRKYNYVFSGFSLEVPSNKLMSLRTIPGIKSIFPNRAYTTSDFDEANIVDDVNAEMIYSMPYVGAPEAWSMGYTGEGITVAVLDTGIDYLHPRLQHAFGDYLGYDFIDNDRDPMDEHYHGTHVAGTIAALGFGIAPDVELVAYRVLNEYGSGSTSGIVAAIEQGVIDGVDVMNLSLGSAVNNPDYATSIALDNAMAEGVIAVTSNGNNGRMHNGSGTVGSPGSSREAISVGATKVPMGDELEIIADFSSRGPVYSTWMIKPDVSAPGVGIISTYPGGYYYIASGTSMAAPHVAAAAALVLQAHPEYLTEDVKAALMNTADELIDPKTGEPYPHNAQGAGSIRIVDAIKADTLVTPGSHSFGKFVKESGKEVRGEHFQIKNLSDEAKSYTFDVEFEGDLDAIKLMTSNNTKVEANSTQDVHFNVQVDTSKLAPGYYEGLITVSDGQEVINVPTIIFIQEPDYARINLAGVVPYIDGQYLVYGYLPAGAEHTQIQIYSLNDEGTAITGYVGTPIRATDVPPGYYIEIWDGTVNGEPLPEGKYAVVIWATYEGVTSYALDVFSIY
- a CDS encoding non-canonical purine NTP pyrophosphatase; this translates as MKFIYGTRNSAKIHSMRHTLKGMDIEIQGLGKLDLPPIIESGNTPLENARIKAVAYYNALKKPVFSCDSGLYLEEVALDKQPGVHVRRVNGKTLTDEEMITYYSNLAKTYGGKIRAHYQNAICLVINEDLIFQYDGNNLQSEPFYISSTPHKKRVNGFPLNSLSIDLSSGNYYMNLDSLRKDDHLENGFVQFFEQVKANLKTEQREL